In Selenomonas dianae, a genomic segment contains:
- a CDS encoding radical SAM/SPASM domain-containing protein — MTIIEPSYYANRVVLGEQLPLETPFSVILDLSERCNFKCSYCFRSGEKDESWSFAAAGELMSPAVFEKAAWQLKAFPQKLKLVSLSGHGEPLCNPHLVDMVHLLKQLDVAERIDMHTNASLLTEDNASRIAQAGFSRIVVSLQGLDAAAYQRTCGANIDFERFYNHLKLLYEMKAKELKIHIKIADAAFGSEAVQESKRHFYELFDGIADSIFVENVVPLWQNIDVKADKTVNKYAYECGTVDYCPLVFYKMFVAPNGQIYPCTNLPPPMSLGSIHDTTLQEAWNSRQRLDFLKEHLRLTRHQQRSCKECFVPFNTVTGSGDILDPYKDGILERLEERTNDA; from the coding sequence ATGACCATTATCGAGCCATCTTATTATGCCAATCGTGTCGTTTTAGGCGAACAATTACCATTGGAGACTCCCTTTTCTGTGATCTTGGATCTAAGTGAGCGCTGTAATTTCAAGTGCAGTTATTGCTTTCGGTCGGGGGAAAAGGATGAGAGTTGGAGTTTCGCTGCCGCCGGCGAGCTGATGTCCCCGGCGGTCTTTGAAAAGGCCGCATGGCAACTCAAGGCGTTCCCTCAGAAATTGAAGTTGGTTTCGCTGTCGGGACACGGCGAGCCTTTGTGCAATCCGCATCTTGTCGATATGGTGCATCTTCTGAAACAATTGGATGTCGCCGAGCGCATTGATATGCATACGAATGCATCGCTTTTGACGGAGGATAATGCTTCGCGTATCGCGCAAGCGGGATTTTCACGCATTGTCGTTTCGCTGCAAGGGCTGGATGCCGCAGCGTATCAGCGTACCTGCGGAGCGAACATAGATTTTGAGCGATTCTACAATCATTTGAAGCTCCTGTACGAGATGAAAGCAAAGGAGTTGAAGATTCATATTAAGATCGCGGATGCCGCGTTTGGGAGTGAAGCTGTACAGGAAAGCAAACGTCATTTCTACGAACTTTTTGATGGCATTGCGGACAGCATCTTTGTGGAAAATGTAGTCCCCCTCTGGCAGAATATAGATGTCAAGGCAGATAAAACCGTCAATAAATATGCGTATGAATGCGGCACGGTGGATTACTGTCCGCTGGTCTTTTATAAGATGTTCGTAGCACCGAACGGGCAAATCTACCCCTGTACCAATCTTCCACCGCCGATGAGCCTGGGCAGTATCCATGATACGACCTTGCAGGAGGCATGGAACAGCCGTCAGCGACTGGATTTTTTGAAGGAGCATTTGCGTTTGACGCGCCATCAGCAGAGATCCTGCAAAGAATGTTTCGTGCCTTTTAATACGGTGACAGGCTCCGGGGATATTCTTGATCCCTATAAAGACGGGATATTGGAACGATTG
- a CDS encoding FkbM family methyltransferase, translating to MSKFREWFSQIRLQCESAAFRSDIRHLRDQFHGSPLVLYGAGDLGARTAKWLVRNGIHPDCFCDRSRGGVHTDTALPIIPPKDLSPHYNGANILICSIAHAHEIRQNLLLSGISEDRIFFVANLPIHAMTVEDFLPYVDGYEWAYHFFADDISKAIICSRVEGYLLSAPFRPSQGVEYFDRSAGVMLGSEEVFVDGGMFDGDTAMAFVHQTKGQFRHYYGFEIDDANYGRAVQNLAGIERMTLVQKGLWCSEAERHYRTNLRASSKLSESGDGIIQVTSLDHFFSDLPDQPTLIKLDIEGAEKEALLGAENVIKSVRPKLAICAYHKPEDVYTLPQLLTGYDVGYQFALRHYSDNLLDTVLYAVQ from the coding sequence ATGAGCAAATTTCGCGAATGGTTCTCTCAAATACGCTTACAATGCGAAAGCGCAGCGTTCCGCTCAGACATCCGACATCTGCGGGATCAATTTCACGGCAGTCCACTTGTTTTGTATGGAGCAGGTGATCTCGGAGCACGCACTGCCAAATGGCTTGTCCGAAACGGCATCCATCCGGACTGTTTTTGTGACCGCAGCAGGGGTGGGGTTCATACAGATACCGCGCTGCCGATCATTCCTCCGAAAGATTTATCCCCCCATTACAATGGGGCAAATATACTGATATGTTCCATCGCTCATGCGCATGAGATTCGACAGAATCTGCTCTTGTCGGGCATATCGGAGGATCGTATTTTCTTCGTCGCAAACCTGCCGATCCATGCAATGACGGTCGAGGACTTCCTGCCGTATGTTGATGGATATGAGTGGGCGTATCATTTTTTTGCGGATGATATTTCCAAAGCGATTATATGCAGTCGCGTGGAAGGCTATTTACTGTCCGCGCCGTTCAGACCGTCTCAAGGCGTAGAATATTTTGATCGTTCGGCGGGGGTCATGTTGGGCAGCGAGGAAGTCTTTGTGGACGGGGGAATGTTCGATGGCGATACGGCGATGGCGTTCGTTCATCAGACGAAGGGGCAATTCCGGCACTATTACGGTTTTGAAATTGATGATGCCAACTATGGGAGAGCCGTTCAAAACCTCGCGGGTATTGAGCGTATGACATTGGTGCAAAAAGGTCTGTGGTGCAGCGAAGCCGAACGCCACTATCGTACAAATTTGCGCGCAAGTTCAAAGCTTTCCGAATCAGGCGACGGCATCATACAGGTGACGAGCCTGGATCATTTTTTTTCGGATTTGCCCGATCAACCGACCTTGATAAAGCTGGATATCGAAGGCGCGGAGAAAGAGGCGCTTCTTGGTGCGGAAAATGTCATCAAGAGCGTTCGACCGAAACTGGCGATTTGCGCGTATCACAAACCGGAGGACGTCTATACCTTGCCTCAATTATTGACAGGCTATGATGTGGGCTATCAATTTGCGCTGCGTCATTACAGTGACAACTTGTTGGACACGGTGCTGTATGCTGTGCAATAG
- a CDS encoding glycosyltransferase family 2 protein has protein sequence MLTYNREMFVGRMIECILAQTFRDFEFIIVDNGATDRSGVIADEYAAKDSRIRVLHRERGNIGSGRNAGLDAAKGDYIAFVDDDDSCTPDFLEFLYNLAVENNAEVSICGAADKAFDEKRIMTAEEALIELMWRKKYNMAFPTKLYRRKIAANLRFPEDGTYDDIALMYRLLALPKRVAYHGQPKYTFHRHGGNHSAWTTNYRLLTPQTLDEYLRTYRERTIWLSGLFPNSAAAFRYFEWSFMISMVDKIHRFALSDCTGQLHAMIHALQLCREEFLQSEFILDFEKEWVERYL, from the coding sequence ATGCTGACATATAACCGCGAGATGTTTGTTGGGCGTATGATAGAATGTATTCTCGCCCAGACATTTCGTGATTTTGAGTTTATCATTGTAGATAACGGAGCGACGGATCGTTCCGGCGTGATTGCTGACGAATACGCCGCGAAGGACTCCAGAATCCGCGTCCTTCATCGGGAACGCGGCAACATCGGTTCCGGGCGCAATGCGGGCTTGGATGCGGCAAAGGGCGATTACATTGCGTTTGTGGACGACGACGATAGCTGTACGCCGGATTTTTTGGAGTTTTTGTATAATCTTGCGGTTGAGAACAATGCGGAGGTCAGCATCTGCGGGGCGGCGGACAAGGCATTTGACGAAAAGCGCATCATGACCGCCGAGGAAGCCCTGATTGAACTCATGTGGCGTAAAAAGTATAATATGGCATTCCCCACAAAGCTGTACCGGCGTAAAATTGCCGCCAACCTGCGGTTTCCCGAGGATGGTACATACGATGATATTGCGCTCATGTACCGCTTGCTTGCACTTCCGAAGCGGGTTGCCTATCACGGACAGCCGAAATACACGTTCCATCGGCACGGAGGAAACCACTCCGCATGGACGACAAACTATCGTCTGCTGACACCTCAGACGCTTGATGAATATCTTCGTACCTACAGGGAGCGCACTATCTGGCTGAGCGGTCTGTTCCCGAACAGCGCGGCGGCGTTTCGGTATTTTGAATGGTCGTTTATGATTTCCATGGTGGATAAGATACATCGTTTTGCGTTGTCCGATTGTACCGGGCAGCTTCATGCCATGATTCATGCGCTGCAGTTATGTCGAGAAGAATTTTTACAGAGTGAGTTCATACTTGACTTTGAAAAGGAATGGGTGGAAAGGTACCTATGA
- a CDS encoding coenzyme F(420) biosynthesis enzyme, whose translation MKRFVQMALVLCLALFALPVGASPYSDKVTLPEGAVITNVNRLAIGAPLYIQVGDTAPSIEILTQVISDASRITHANIVSYDAIVNGIQTNDQIDLKSLPRREAAKVFKDHVASYADAYIILTVANNSRTTFFFDVYRSGSNELLYTYEVRANKSDGDTVAVFTSLSEQFYKNWQRSVEAQSKGK comes from the coding sequence ATGAAGAGATTCGTCCAGATGGCACTTGTTCTGTGTCTGGCGCTTTTTGCGCTCCCGGTAGGGGCATCCCCCTATTCCGACAAGGTGACGTTGCCGGAGGGCGCTGTCATCACGAATGTCAACCGTTTGGCAATCGGTGCTCCTCTTTATATTCAGGTGGGAGATACGGCACCGTCGATTGAGATTCTGACACAGGTGATTTCGGACGCGAGCCGCATTACCCATGCGAATATTGTATCCTATGATGCGATTGTCAATGGGATTCAGACGAATGATCAGATCGATCTGAAGTCACTTCCGCGCCGCGAGGCAGCGAAGGTGTTTAAGGATCATGTCGCCTCCTATGCGGATGCATACATCATTTTAACGGTTGCGAACAACAGTCGTACGACGTTCTTCTTCGATGTTTATCGCTCCGGTTCGAATGAACTGCTTTATACTTACGAGGTGCGTGCGAACAAGTCGGACGGAGACACGGTGGCGGTTTTCACATCCCTCTCCGAGCAGTTCTACAAGAACTGGCAGCGTTCGGTCGAGGCGCAGAGCAAGGGAAAGTAA
- the rfbC gene encoding dTDP-4-dehydrorhamnose 3,5-epimerase, which translates to MNVLETALAGVRILEPQVFGDARGWFMESWSKKKMENAGICVDFVQDNHSFSAQKGTLRGLHYQLNPMAQAKLLRVSRGAIFDVAVDIRRGSPTYAKWVGVELTAENYRQLFIPRGFAHGFITLTDDVEVQYKADNFYAPECDGNIRWDDPEIGVAWPLAPVVLSEKDAKAPPLAARTELNFTYDV; encoded by the coding sequence ATGAATGTACTTGAAACAGCGCTCGCAGGTGTGCGCATTCTTGAACCGCAGGTCTTTGGTGATGCACGCGGCTGGTTTATGGAGAGCTGGTCGAAAAAGAAGATGGAAAATGCAGGGATCTGCGTTGACTTTGTTCAGGATAATCATTCCTTCTCCGCGCAGAAGGGGACACTGCGCGGACTGCACTATCAGCTGAACCCCATGGCACAGGCAAAACTCTTGCGTGTCTCGCGCGGTGCAATCTTCGATGTTGCCGTTGACATCCGCCGCGGTTCGCCCACATATGCGAAATGGGTCGGCGTCGAACTCACCGCTGAGAACTATCGCCAGCTCTTTATCCCACGCGGGTTTGCCCATGGCTTCATTACGCTGACCGACGATGTGGAGGTGCAGTACAAGGCGGACAACTTCTATGCACCGGAATGTGACGGCAATATCCGTTGGGACGACCCTGAAATCGGTGTGGCGTGGCCGCTTGCGCCCGTTGTACTTTCAGAGAAGGATGCCAAAGCACCCCCTCTTGCGGCGCGGACGGAACTCAATTTTACCTATGACGTGTAA